From Oligoflexia bacterium, the proteins below share one genomic window:
- a CDS encoding DNA recombination protein RmuC has product MNLTQILIFALAVLGFGSLALLVLIFTQKNNLKSLGTQLDYLSRQISENRDTTTQKVQDIYYRLENKVDSHMHHTSSVLQKSYDSVSSHLEKNASVFGDLKEKMGRIEETGKAIASVGEEVSKLQHLFRSPKFRGHLGEKGLEEILSHLLPSAHFKMQYRFTSGDIVDSVVYLANKKIVPMDAKFPLENFQKMHVEDISEREKEAHLKQFVRDIKSHIDKISQKYIRPDENTLDFALMFLPAEQIYYEAFLKDYTDSSGQTLLNIALQKKVIPVSPNSLYAYLQAILLGLRGLQIEERAQEILSYINKFKLDVDQLEIELEKLGKHLNHAGSAYDKTYKKLKQSQNKIEFMENMPLNSGEKDKPLINS; this is encoded by the coding sequence ATGAATTTGACGCAAATATTAATTTTTGCTTTGGCTGTTTTAGGGTTTGGAAGTCTAGCTCTGCTTGTTTTAATTTTTACACAAAAAAACAACTTAAAAAGCTTGGGTACACAACTAGACTATTTATCCAGACAAATCAGTGAAAACCGAGATACCACCACTCAAAAAGTTCAAGATATTTACTACCGTCTGGAAAATAAAGTGGATTCACATATGCACCATACATCCTCTGTTTTACAAAAAAGCTATGATAGTGTTAGTTCGCATTTAGAAAAAAATGCCTCTGTTTTTGGTGATTTAAAAGAAAAAATGGGCCGCATAGAAGAAACTGGAAAAGCCATCGCTTCTGTTGGAGAGGAAGTTTCAAAACTTCAACATTTATTTAGATCACCCAAGTTTCGGGGACACTTAGGTGAAAAAGGCTTAGAAGAAATTTTAAGTCATTTGCTCCCCAGCGCTCATTTTAAAATGCAGTACCGTTTCACATCTGGCGATATTGTTGACTCTGTTGTTTATCTGGCCAATAAAAAAATTGTCCCTATGGATGCAAAATTTCCATTAGAAAATTTTCAAAAAATGCATGTTGAAGATATCAGTGAAAGAGAAAAAGAAGCTCACCTTAAACAATTTGTTCGTGATATCAAAAGTCATATTGATAAAATTAGTCAAAAATACATAAGACCAGATGAAAACACTTTAGATTTTGCTCTCATGTTTCTTCCTGCTGAACAAATTTATTATGAAGCTTTCTTAAAAGACTACACTGATAGTAGTGGACAAACATTGCTTAATATAGCTTTACAAAAAAAAGTCATCCCTGTTTCACCCAATAGTCTCTATGCTTATTTACAAGCAATTTTACTTGGCTTGCGTGGTCTTCAAATTGAAGAAAGAGCTCAAGAAATATTATCCTATATCAATAAGTTTAAACTCGATGTTGATCAATTAGAAATTGAGTTAGAAAAACTTGGCAAACACTTAAATCATGCTGGATCGGCTTATGATAAAACCTATAAAAAACTTAAACAATCTCAAAATAAAATTGAATTTATGGAAAACATGCCGTTAAATTCTGGTGAAAAAGACAAACCCTTAATTAACAGTTAA
- a CDS encoding LysM peptidoglycan-binding domain-containing M23 family metallopeptidase, producing MQVRSIYYIIFSLLCMACHNKGGVIHTVEKGETAYRIAHAYQVNLKEIRRANPRLHVNRIYPGQKILIPGVKENKEVQKFIEQNIQKQKTIGQKKIKQSNENISIKNNNNRMYSKNKFSFQWPYQGKVTTDFGKKNGKMHNGIDVQTPSGQALHASEKGTVVYADASLEGYEKMIIVQHGHAVFTVYAYLGQFMVKKGDQVDKGQIIAKTKNEQPSFYHFEIRMQKTALDPEKHLTVN from the coding sequence ATGCAAGTTCGTTCCATTTATTACATAATATTTTCACTGTTGTGTATGGCTTGCCACAATAAAGGTGGTGTTATTCATACGGTTGAAAAAGGCGAAACAGCTTATAGAATAGCGCATGCCTATCAAGTTAATTTAAAAGAAATAAGAAGAGCCAATCCACGTTTACATGTCAATCGTATATATCCCGGACAAAAAATATTAATTCCTGGTGTAAAAGAAAATAAAGAAGTTCAAAAATTTATAGAACAAAATATTCAAAAACAAAAAACAATTGGCCAGAAGAAAATAAAACAATCGAATGAGAATATTTCAATTAAGAATAATAATAATCGGATGTATTCAAAAAATAAATTTAGTTTTCAATGGCCTTATCAAGGAAAAGTCACGACTGACTTTGGGAAAAAAAATGGAAAAATGCATAATGGTATAGATGTTCAAACTCCATCAGGACAAGCTTTACACGCATCAGAAAAAGGAACGGTTGTTTATGCCGATGCTTCACTGGAAGGATATGAAAAAATGATTATTGTTCAGCATGGACATGCTGTTTTTACTGTGTATGCCTATTTAGGGCAGTTTATGGTTAAAAAAGGTGATCAAGTTGATAAGGGGCAAATAATTGCAAAAACTAAAAACGAGCAACCATCTTTTTATCATTTTGAGATCCGTATGCAAAAAACAGCCTTAGACCCAGAAAAACATTTAACTGTTAATTAA
- a CDS encoding (2Fe-2S) ferredoxin domain-containing protein yields MVKNNDAAKYINVRDKKYFDQHVFVCMNQRPEGHPEGCCLSKGSETILNTLKQKLRNIKTDKKIRINKSGCLGRCSEGVAVVVYPDMQWFLNVQEHDIDDIIKCLEFK; encoded by the coding sequence TTGGTAAAAAATAATGATGCTGCTAAATACATCAATGTGAGAGATAAAAAGTATTTTGACCAACATGTATTTGTTTGTATGAATCAAAGGCCAGAGGGTCACCCTGAAGGATGCTGCCTAAGTAAGGGGTCAGAAACTATTCTCAATACGTTAAAACAAAAACTTAGAAATATTAAAACTGATAAAAAGATACGAATTAATAAATCAGGTTGCTTAGGTCGCTGCTCAGAAGGCGTCGCAGTGGTTGTATACCCTGACATGCAATGGTTTCTTAATGTTCAAGAACACGACATTGATGATATTATTAAGTGTTTAGAATTTAAATAA
- a CDS encoding glycosyltransferase family 2 protein — MINLSLIIPAYNEGSHIFEVLDQAAHRISSYQQQNPQFKGELIVVNDGSIDQTQEEIDKFSKVQLDKYQQLSFHCVSYKDNQGYGAALKHGFAAAKGEYLSFMDGDRTIDAQTVLSLYEQLKSNPNKHMATGQRFSSKSSKMPKVRKLGNVIFAQMLSFLSGKKITDTASGVRVFDREALNKMLPLPNGLHFTPAMSSKAVHENIEVLEVPIDYYDREGKSKLSVVKDGWRFFHVIVSIVMMYNPFKILFLVGMCLIAIGLVFMMPLIQSFYKNEAILFSDYIYRSLGAFSLMVMGTQVILLGILARFIVSTFFKRYEKDWLIQKLNSYLRVYENMTLYGTITLLLGASALTAFFIRYLAIGGLHMHWVVILLSSGFMIVGGQMITSGILMNVLKDIKQALILKEGDEF, encoded by the coding sequence ATGATTAACCTGTCTTTAATAATTCCTGCTTACAACGAAGGATCGCATATTTTTGAAGTTTTAGATCAAGCTGCACATAGGATTTCAAGCTATCAACAGCAAAATCCACAGTTTAAAGGTGAGCTAATAGTGGTCAACGACGGTTCCATTGACCAGACTCAAGAAGAGATCGATAAATTTAGCAAAGTACAGTTGGATAAGTATCAGCAGCTGAGCTTTCATTGTGTCAGTTATAAAGATAATCAAGGCTATGGAGCGGCATTAAAGCATGGTTTTGCTGCAGCTAAAGGTGAATACTTATCTTTTATGGATGGAGATAGAACCATTGATGCACAAACGGTTTTAAGTTTGTATGAACAATTAAAGTCTAACCCTAACAAACATATGGCCACGGGTCAGCGCTTTTCAAGCAAATCAAGCAAAATGCCAAAAGTAAGAAAGTTAGGAAATGTTATTTTTGCCCAGATGTTAAGCTTTTTATCGGGTAAAAAAATAACCGATACTGCAAGTGGCGTTAGAGTATTTGATCGTGAAGCTTTGAATAAAATGTTACCACTGCCCAATGGTCTACATTTTACTCCTGCCATGTCGAGTAAAGCGGTACATGAAAATATTGAAGTGCTGGAAGTCCCCATCGATTATTATGATAGAGAAGGTAAGTCTAAGCTCAGTGTGGTAAAAGATGGTTGGCGCTTTTTTCATGTGATTGTCAGTATCGTCATGATGTACAATCCATTTAAGATATTATTTTTAGTTGGAATGTGTTTAATAGCCATTGGCTTGGTGTTTATGATGCCTTTAATACAGTCTTTTTATAAAAACGAAGCCATACTATTTAGCGATTATATATATAGATCCTTAGGAGCTTTTTCATTGATGGTCATGGGAACCCAAGTGATACTTCTTGGCATTTTAGCTCGCTTTATCGTTTCTACTTTTTTTAAGCGTTATGAGAAAGATTGGTTGATTCAAAAGCTTAATTCTTATCTGCGTGTGTATGAAAATATGACCTTATACGGCACAATAACGCTATTGTTAGGAGCCAGTGCTTTGACAGCTTTTTTTATTCGATATTTGGCCATTGGTGGATTACATATGCATTGGGTTGTTATCTTGTTATCTTCTGGTTTTATGATAGTGGGTGGGCAGATGATAACCAGTGGTATTCTAATGAATGTTTTAAAAGATATAAAACAAGCACTAATATTAAAAGAGGGAGATGAGTTTTGA
- the purL gene encoding phosphoribosylformylglycinamidine synthase subunit PurL produces the protein MSLKQEAFNQGLNEEEYNKILSILDREPNSVELSIFAVMWSEHCSYKSSRVHLKKLPTKSERVVQGPGENAGVIDIDDGDYLAFKIESHNHPSYIEPFQGAATGVGGILRDIFAMGARPVAVLDSLHFGELSHPKTPMLMKGVVGGISHYGNCMGIPNLGGETRFAKCYNGNILVNAMAMGLVSKETIQKGIAQGAGRVVIYLGAPTGCDGVHGATMASEEFNEDSEAKLPTVQVGDPFYQKILMEACMEMVEQKLLFGIQDMGAAGITCSTFEMSAKGNSGMDIDLDKIPCRQNNMTPFELFLSESQERMLLVVDPDKVEKVLAIAKKWNIDCAKVGVVKDQPHVTAYFKGEKVVDLPVMPITEEAPLYQRPYIQPDLGKGTLSKDQVFKQLGENVQNALKQVLESNSAGLKNNIFDQYDSTVRSDTVMGPGHEAGVLRIKGKEKKIAVTVDSKAALCHSNPKLGIMHTVAESVLNLACVGAKAIGITNCLNFGNPEEEKIMGQFVQTIDGLSEAADFFATPVTGGNVSFYNQTKEVNIYPTPTIGMIGLVEHNNTPASNYFTHEGDIIYLLDHNDQSDVFYNSMLTEDVLQESNLECPSINLEAVKKLQNALIDLNHQDLLHTAKDLSDGGLWLALVEASIHKYKPIAANIKLENNTDAGLLHTLLHEKSGRAIIAFKPEHQKNVDQCLTKHGIEFSNLGKTGGNILYINKDVYAQDVANIKQQMSRHWL, from the coding sequence ATGAGTCTTAAGCAAGAAGCATTCAATCAAGGTCTAAATGAAGAAGAGTACAATAAAATTCTTTCTATTTTAGATAGAGAGCCCAATTCAGTTGAGTTAAGCATTTTTGCTGTCATGTGGAGTGAGCATTGCAGTTATAAAAGTTCAAGGGTTCATTTAAAAAAATTACCCACCAAAAGTGAACGTGTGGTTCAAGGCCCGGGTGAAAATGCAGGTGTTATTGATATTGATGATGGCGACTACTTGGCCTTTAAAATAGAAAGTCACAATCATCCTTCGTACATTGAGCCGTTTCAAGGTGCTGCAACGGGTGTTGGAGGAATTTTAAGAGATATTTTTGCTATGGGAGCTCGTCCTGTGGCCGTTTTAGATTCTTTACATTTTGGTGAGTTATCGCACCCTAAGACCCCAATGTTGATGAAAGGCGTTGTTGGTGGGATTTCTCATTATGGAAATTGTATGGGAATACCTAACCTTGGCGGTGAAACGCGTTTTGCCAAATGTTACAATGGTAATATTTTGGTGAACGCCATGGCCATGGGCTTGGTTTCTAAAGAAACCATACAAAAAGGGATAGCTCAAGGCGCAGGCAGGGTTGTAATTTATCTTGGAGCACCAACAGGTTGTGATGGTGTGCATGGTGCTACCATGGCTTCTGAAGAGTTTAACGAAGATTCTGAAGCAAAACTTCCTACCGTACAAGTTGGTGACCCGTTTTATCAAAAAATACTGATGGAAGCTTGCATGGAGATGGTTGAGCAAAAGCTTTTATTTGGAATTCAGGATATGGGTGCCGCTGGAATTACGTGCTCAACTTTTGAAATGAGTGCCAAAGGTAACAGTGGTATGGATATTGACTTGGATAAAATTCCATGTCGGCAGAATAATATGACACCTTTTGAGTTGTTTTTATCTGAATCGCAAGAAAGAATGTTGTTGGTTGTTGATCCAGATAAAGTTGAAAAGGTCTTGGCCATAGCCAAAAAATGGAACATAGATTGTGCTAAAGTTGGTGTTGTTAAAGATCAACCACATGTAACAGCTTATTTTAAAGGAGAAAAAGTTGTTGATTTGCCGGTGATGCCCATAACTGAAGAAGCACCGCTGTATCAGCGTCCATACATTCAACCTGATTTGGGTAAAGGTACATTAAGCAAAGACCAGGTATTTAAACAGTTGGGAGAAAATGTACAGAATGCACTTAAACAAGTTTTAGAGAGTAATAGTGCGGGCTTAAAAAACAATATTTTTGATCAATATGACTCAACTGTACGCTCTGACACAGTTATGGGTCCGGGGCATGAGGCTGGAGTGTTAAGAATTAAAGGTAAAGAGAAAAAAATAGCAGTAACTGTTGATAGTAAAGCTGCTCTTTGCCATAGTAACCCAAAACTTGGCATTATGCATACAGTTGCTGAATCTGTGTTAAACTTGGCTTGTGTTGGAGCCAAAGCGATTGGTATTACCAATTGCCTTAACTTTGGTAACCCTGAAGAAGAAAAAATTATGGGCCAGTTTGTTCAGACAATTGATGGTTTAAGTGAGGCAGCTGATTTTTTTGCAACACCTGTAACTGGGGGGAATGTTAGCTTTTATAACCAAACCAAAGAGGTAAATATTTATCCTACGCCTACAATTGGTATGATTGGTCTTGTAGAACATAATAATACGCCTGCCTCAAATTACTTTACACATGAAGGTGATATTATTTATTTACTAGATCATAATGATCAATCAGATGTTTTTTATAACAGTATGTTAACGGAAGATGTGTTGCAAGAGAGTAACTTAGAGTGTCCAAGTATTAACTTAGAGGCTGTAAAAAAACTACAAAATGCTTTGATTGACTTAAATCATCAAGACCTTCTTCATACGGCTAAAGATCTTTCTGACGGGGGATTATGGTTGGCATTGGTAGAGGCTTCTATACATAAATATAAACCAATTGCTGCTAATATTAAACTTGAAAATAACACTGATGCAGGTTTATTACATACATTGCTTCATGAAAAATCTGGACGAGCAATTATTGCGTTTAAACCAGAACATCAAAAAAATGTAGATCAGTGTTTGACAAAGCACGGGATTGAGTTTTCTAATTTAGGAAAAACAGGCGGAAATATTTTGTATATAAATAAAGATGTTTATGCGCAAGATGTCGCCAATATAAAACAACAGATGTCTAGGCATTGGTTGTAG
- the purS gene encoding phosphoribosylformylglycinamidine synthase subunit PurS → MSYKTMVKVMLKPEVLDPQGQAIKKSLLRSGYKQVNDVRVGKTIELVFDEKPSEEELKKLSETILSNPVIEVCSYES, encoded by the coding sequence ATGAGTTACAAAACTATGGTTAAAGTTATGTTAAAACCTGAAGTCTTGGATCCACAAGGACAAGCCATCAAGAAAAGCTTGTTAAGATCAGGCTATAAGCAAGTTAATGATGTTAGAGTTGGAAAGACTATTGAACTGGTTTTTGATGAAAAACCAAGTGAAGAAGAATTAAAAAAATTAAGTGAAACAATTTTAAGCAACCCAGTTATAGAGGTTTGCAGCTATGAGTCTTAA
- a CDS encoding protein-L-isoaspartate(D-aspartate) O-methyltransferase yields MQKQTEAHFKAGKMIEQWVVPKGITNQEVINAMASIPRHYFVPEAFSLHAYGENALPIGHDQTISQPYIVALMTQAMLETLGHTPKKVLEIGTGSGYQAAVLDRLGIPVFSIERIHALASVAKKRLEDLGFYKVLVKTGNGALGWSEFAPYEAVMITAAIKKIPQQLFSQLADRAVLVAPVDEGKDEHALYIYLKENNKIKKRFLGSCKFVPFIT; encoded by the coding sequence ATGCAAAAACAGACTGAGGCCCATTTTAAAGCGGGTAAAATGATAGAACAATGGGTTGTGCCCAAAGGAATTACAAATCAGGAAGTGATTAATGCAATGGCTTCTATCCCAAGACATTATTTTGTCCCGGAAGCATTTTCTTTACACGCATATGGCGAAAATGCTTTACCCATAGGTCATGACCAAACCATATCGCAGCCCTATATTGTAGCTTTGATGACTCAAGCTATGTTGGAGACTTTGGGGCATACACCCAAAAAGGTTTTAGAGATTGGAACTGGTTCTGGCTATCAAGCAGCAGTGTTGGATCGTTTAGGAATACCTGTTTTTTCAATTGAAAGAATTCATGCTCTGGCCAGTGTTGCAAAAAAAAGACTTGAAGACTTAGGCTTTTATAAAGTTTTGGTCAAAACAGGTAATGGCGCTTTAGGTTGGAGTGAGTTTGCTCCGTATGAAGCTGTCATGATCACAGCTGCAATAAAAAAAATTCCACAACAGTTATTTTCTCAGTTGGCAGATAGAGCTGTATTGGTTGCTCCTGTTGATGAAGGTAAAGATGAGCATGCATTGTATATTTATTTAAAGGAAAATAATAAAATTAAAAAACGTTTCTTAGGCTCATGCAAGTTCGTTCCATTTATTACATAA
- the cpaB gene encoding Flp pilus assembly protein CpaB, giving the protein MKNLNLLFQNLFSPALQEFIKSWYLPCIFATLSTLVITNNINRYKNNLSASTHTEEVLIVNKSLYKGDTLTSDDLDIAQLALKHLPAGVLRPSEINQIIGTPLNKSLAKNELLLWSFLEISPLNKLPSDQIEPGHRLIALSINSVDSMGFRIQKGDYIDLIHTATLADNHSPSTYTLLQNIMVLGIGENSQNNTEQTYNTISLMVLPKEALMIKNAQENGDLSFLLRNPVDQKTNTHLPIINKKDISEQAFRNTLQNERNKAIDLIKGNKRVTSNDKF; this is encoded by the coding sequence ATGAAAAATTTAAACCTTCTTTTTCAGAATTTATTCTCACCTGCTCTACAAGAATTTATCAAAAGCTGGTATTTGCCATGTATTTTTGCAACTCTTAGTACACTCGTTATTACTAACAATATCAACCGTTATAAAAATAACCTTAGCGCATCTACACATACAGAAGAGGTTTTAATTGTTAATAAGTCATTGTATAAAGGTGATACATTAACCAGTGATGACTTAGATATTGCTCAGTTAGCCTTAAAACATTTACCCGCAGGTGTTCTTCGTCCATCTGAAATCAATCAAATTATTGGCACTCCTCTGAATAAAAGTTTAGCTAAAAATGAACTTTTACTATGGTCATTTTTAGAAATAAGCCCATTAAATAAACTTCCTTCTGATCAGATAGAACCCGGACATCGTCTTATTGCTTTATCTATTAATTCTGTTGATTCTATGGGATTTCGTATCCAAAAAGGAGATTATATAGACTTGATTCATACGGCAACTTTAGCAGATAACCATAGTCCATCTACTTATACTCTGTTACAAAACATAATGGTTTTAGGCATTGGTGAAAACTCACAAAACAACACAGAGCAAACATACAATACAATCAGTTTAATGGTTTTACCCAAAGAAGCATTGATGATTAAAAACGCGCAAGAAAACGGGGACTTATCTTTTTTACTTAGAAACCCTGTTGATCAAAAAACCAATACCCATTTACCCATCATTAATAAAAAAGACATCTCTGAACAGGCTTTTCGTAACACATTACAAAATGAAAGAAATAAAGCCATTGATCTTATCAAAGGAAATAAGCGGGTTACTAGCAACGATAAATTTTAA
- the purF gene encoding amidophosphoribosyltransferase, which translates to MCGIFGVHNHNEASNMVYLGLYALQHRGQEGAGIISTDGQELYRIRRQSLVADAFDEAAFEFLKGDSAIGHVRYSTTGGNIQRNLQPFVASLEEGEVSVAHNGNLTNFNELKSSMAKEGAIFHSTMDTEAILHLIARQDKSLTLEEKIAECLKLLKGAFSLLFLNKDKLIAARDPWGLRPLCMGKTKDGKWLFSSETCAFDLLEAQYIRDVKPGEIVVVEKNKAEPISIQYSTAKPAKCVFEHIYFSRPDSKVFGKDVYSSRKNLGKVLAQETKDIKADLVMAVPDSGVLAAMGYAEESKLPFEMGMIRNHYVGRTFIEPKQSIRGFGVKVKLNPVKDILVGKRIVVIDDSIVRGTTSKKIIKMLKSAGASHVSLLISSPPFISPCYYGIDTPEKSDLIASQMSIEELKDYIGADTLHFLSIDGMYKAMEATKNEFCDACFTENYPV; encoded by the coding sequence ATGTGCGGAATTTTTGGTGTTCACAATCACAATGAAGCATCCAATATGGTGTACTTAGGTCTTTATGCACTTCAGCATAGAGGTCAAGAAGGGGCTGGGATTATATCCACAGATGGACAAGAACTTTATAGAATAAGAAGACAAAGCTTGGTGGCAGATGCCTTTGATGAAGCTGCCTTTGAATTTTTAAAAGGTGATAGTGCTATTGGTCATGTAAGGTATTCTACAACGGGTGGCAATATTCAAAGAAACTTGCAACCCTTTGTAGCTAGCTTGGAAGAGGGAGAGGTTTCAGTTGCACATAATGGAAACTTAACCAATTTTAATGAGCTTAAGTCATCTATGGCAAAAGAAGGAGCAATTTTTCATTCTACCATGGATACAGAAGCCATTTTGCATTTGATTGCCCGACAAGATAAATCTTTAACTTTGGAAGAAAAAATTGCTGAGTGTTTAAAGTTGCTTAAGGGTGCATTCTCACTTTTGTTTTTAAATAAAGATAAGCTAATAGCAGCAAGAGACCCTTGGGGCTTACGTCCCTTATGCATGGGTAAAACAAAAGATGGAAAGTGGTTATTTTCTTCTGAAACTTGTGCTTTTGATTTACTGGAAGCTCAGTACATTAGGGATGTAAAACCCGGTGAAATAGTCGTAGTAGAAAAAAATAAAGCGGAGCCAATTTCTATTCAGTACAGTACAGCTAAACCGGCAAAATGTGTCTTTGAACATATTTATTTTTCTCGGCCAGATTCAAAAGTATTCGGTAAAGATGTTTACAGTTCCCGTAAAAACCTTGGCAAAGTTCTTGCTCAGGAAACTAAAGATATAAAAGCTGATTTGGTCATGGCTGTTCCAGATTCAGGAGTTTTAGCGGCCATGGGTTATGCCGAAGAAAGTAAACTGCCTTTTGAAATGGGTATGATAAGAAACCATTATGTTGGTAGAACATTCATTGAACCTAAGCAATCTATTCGTGGTTTTGGAGTAAAAGTTAAATTGAATCCAGTTAAGGATATATTAGTGGGTAAGCGCATTGTAGTGATTGATGATTCAATTGTAAGAGGAACGACCAGTAAGAAAATTATCAAAATGTTAAAATCCGCTGGCGCAAGTCATGTGTCCTTACTTATCAGTTCTCCACCGTTTATTAGCCCTTGTTATTATGGGATTGATACCCCAGAAAAATCAGATTTAATTGCTTCACAAATGAGTATCGAAGAACTCAAAGATTATATTGGGGCAGACACATTACATTTTCTGAGCATTGATGGCATGTACAAAGCCATGGAGGCAACTAAAAATGAATTTTGCGATGCATGTTTTACAGAAAACTATCCTGTATAA
- a CDS encoding phosphoribosylaminoimidazolesuccinocarboxamide synthase, with protein MNQAPLYQGKAKQIWSHSDGLYTMRFTDCATAFNAKKKADIAGKGVLNRDICDIIYKYLEQEGIATHLVESSGASDLIVKQLKMIPVEVIVRNISAGSLCKRLGVKPDQEINPPIMELNLKSDPLDDPLINEDHIVWMKLASKENISQMKTISGQINQALQKLFLRCDILLADFKVEFGIDNEGNMLLGDEITPDGCRLWDKHSKKILDKDVFRRDLGSLTEAYEEVYRRLSSI; from the coding sequence TTGAACCAAGCACCATTGTATCAAGGAAAAGCAAAACAAATATGGTCACACAGCGATGGGCTCTACACCATGCGTTTTACTGACTGTGCTACTGCATTCAATGCCAAGAAGAAAGCTGATATAGCTGGAAAGGGTGTACTGAATCGGGATATTTGTGACATAATATACAAATATTTAGAACAAGAAGGCATAGCAACGCATTTGGTTGAAAGCTCAGGAGCCAGTGATTTAATTGTAAAGCAACTCAAAATGATTCCAGTAGAAGTGATTGTTAGAAATATTTCTGCAGGGAGTTTATGCAAACGCTTAGGGGTTAAGCCAGATCAAGAAATTAACCCGCCCATCATGGAACTTAACTTGAAAAGTGATCCTTTGGATGACCCATTGATCAATGAGGATCATATCGTTTGGATGAAGCTGGCAAGTAAAGAAAATATTTCACAAATGAAAACCATCAGTGGTCAGATTAATCAAGCTTTGCAAAAGTTATTTTTGCGGTGTGATATTTTATTGGCTGACTTTAAAGTAGAATTTGGAATTGACAATGAGGGAAATATGTTACTTGGCGATGAAATAACACCAGATGGATGTCGTTTATGGGATAAACATAGTAAAAAAATTCTTGATAAAGATGTTTTTAGACGTGACTTAGGCAGTTTAACTGAGGCATATGAAGAAGTATATAGGAGGCTAAGTAGCATATGA
- the surE gene encoding 5'/3'-nucleotidase SurE, producing the protein MKILISNDDGIYAPGIAKLEEAMQELGDVVVVAPNSEQSGSAHSLTLHRPLRITQHSENRYSVDGTPTDCVYLAMLEIFKDDHPDLIVSGINHGANLGNDITYSGTVSAALEGVLLGIPSIAFSLVHQRDEVLYFDQAQRAAKRVVKMLEEYPLPKHTLYNVNIPNVQHNDELEIEFTYQGNKQYESATIEKIDPRGKKYYWIGGNILEFDQDPGSDSNAIREGKISISPIRIDMTNHQFLKTLQESHAKTD; encoded by the coding sequence ATGAAAATACTGATATCCAATGATGATGGAATTTATGCTCCTGGTATAGCTAAACTTGAAGAAGCCATGCAAGAATTGGGTGATGTTGTAGTTGTTGCTCCAAACAGTGAGCAAAGTGGCTCAGCTCATTCATTAACTTTGCATCGACCTTTACGTATAACGCAGCATAGTGAAAATCGATATTCTGTTGATGGAACACCTACTGACTGTGTATATTTGGCAATGTTAGAAATTTTTAAAGATGATCATCCAGATCTTATTGTTTCTGGAATCAACCATGGAGCCAATTTAGGCAACGATATTACATACTCAGGCACTGTATCAGCGGCTTTAGAAGGAGTTTTATTGGGAATTCCATCCATTGCTTTTTCTTTAGTTCATCAAAGAGATGAAGTTTTATACTTTGATCAAGCACAAAGAGCTGCAAAAAGGGTTGTTAAAATGCTAGAAGAGTATCCTTTACCCAAACATACTTTGTACAATGTTAATATTCCAAATGTTCAGCACAATGATGAGTTAGAAATAGAATTTACTTATCAAGGTAATAAACAATATGAAAGTGCAACCATAGAAAAAATTGATCCAAGAGGTAAAAAATACTATTGGATTGGTGGAAATATTTTAGAATTTGATCAAGATCCTGGTTCAGATTCAAATGCAATAAGAGAAGGCAAAATATCTATTTCTCCAATACGAATAGACATGACCAATCATCAATTTTTAAAGACTCTTCAAGAAAGCCATGCAAAAACAGACTGA